In Choloepus didactylus isolate mChoDid1 chromosome 6, mChoDid1.pri, whole genome shotgun sequence, one DNA window encodes the following:
- the LOC119537333 gene encoding putative olfactory receptor 8G3 pseudogene encodes MDPGNHSPVTEFILAGLTKCPELQLPLFLLFLGIYVVTVVGNLGMITLIGLSPPLHTPMYYFLSSLSFIDLCHSSVVTPKMLVNFVTEKDTISYPECMAQLYFFLVFAVAECHMLAAMAYDRYVAICNPLLYNVIMSYHICFWLTLGVYILGLIGSTIHTGFMVRLFFCKINVVNHYFCDLFPLLELSCSSIHVNELLVLCLSAFNILTPALTILVSYIFIIASILRIRSTEGRSKAFSTCSSHISAVTVFFGSAAFMYLQPSSVSSMDQGKLFSVFYTVVVPMLNPFIYCLRNKDVKHALKKILDSRACSFVESL; translated from the coding sequence ATGGATCCTGGAAATCATTCCCCAGTGACTGAGTTCATCCTCGCTGGGCTGACGAAATGTCCTGAACTCCAGctgcccctcttcctcctcttcctagGAATCTATGTGGTCACAGTGGTGGGGAACCTGGGCATGATCACACTGATTGGGCTCAGTCCTCCCctgcacacccccatgtactaTTTCCTCAGCAGCTTGTCCTTCATTGATCTCTGCCATTCCTCTGTTGTTACTCCCAAAATGCTGGTGAACTTTGTGACAGAGAAGGACACCATCTCCTACCCGGAATGCATGGCTcagctttatttctttctggtttTTGCTGTTGCAGAGTGTCACATGTTGGCGGCAATGGCATATGACCGCTATGTTGCCATCTGTAATCCATTGCTTTATAATGTCATCATGTCCTATCACATCTGCTTCTGGCTCACATTGGGAGTTTATATTTTAGGCCTCATTGGATCTACAATTCATACAGGTTTCATGGTGAGACTCTTTTTCTGCAAGATCAACGTGGTTAACCATTATTTTTGCGATCTCTTCCCACTCCTGGAGTTGTCCTGCTCCAGCATCCATGTCAATGAATTACTGGTTCTGTGCTTGAGTGCATTTAACATTCTGACTCCTGCCCTAACCATCCTTGTTTCCTACATCTTCATCATTGCCAGCATCCTCCGCATCCGCTCCACTGAAGGCAGGTCCAAAGCCTTTAGCACATGCAGCTCCCACATCTCTGCTGTCACTGTTTTCTTTGGGTCTGCAGCATTCATGTACTTGCAACCATCATCTGTCAGCTCTATGGACCAAGGGAAATTGTTCTCTGTGTTTTATACTGTTGTTGttcccatgctgaacccctttaTTTACTGTCTGAGGAATAAGGATGTCAAACATGCCCTGAAGAAAATTCTGGACAGTAGAGCATGCTCCTTCGTAGAATCACTGTGA